A single region of the Palaemon carinicauda isolate YSFRI2023 chromosome 17, ASM3689809v2, whole genome shotgun sequence genome encodes:
- the LOC137656554 gene encoding uncharacterized protein, with protein MLNPVTIKGKLFVKKLWELKTTWDGDLRIDLKKEFDELLGQLKTTEEIRVSRSCFEEGSFNLHVFVDASQVAYGACAYVVSSKQTSHLLISKSRVAPSPPLTIPRQELLALTVGTRLAVHLLEIFGDKISDCTVWSDSKVALSWVFYERSKEVFVINRVKVIKDLKSNYNIRLFYVCTEENPADLVTRGISMSLLGKSVLWFHGPTWIIDQNKFPEQEDVVFRELVNVNEILAEPSLRVPDDDVITFNCAEFSSLKHALRIVGRLIRFGRRIFPEKFQESNNLLVLIRIMQCQAFPTLYHALNNGLQEHPSVPSELRNLIRQLGLYVDESGVIRCQGRIQNADLTVSAKHPVYVASRHPLWPLIVIHYHVLNLHCNTNTLVIILRQQFWAGKICQSVKKILKACLLCKKVQNQPLSVPGFPPLPPERVKHAVPFSCVGVDYTGNINVSESEAENEKAYVLLFTCATSRAVALYVCKSMNAQEFILVFRQFAAKHGLPRLLISDNAPNFVAASKFLRDISEEPEVRNYLTDSNLEWKFITPRAPWKGGFYERLIGVVKSCLQKALFRKRISFTELNTIVAEAENIVNNRPLTYVNEDNADDALTPAKLLYGRNIAIAPPLNKLVDLPYNENVDLKENYAKLCETIRKFEKLWLHDYLSSLRERHRNVESSIICPLNVGDLVLIVNENCKRHKYPLGIIKQLHAGPDDVTRTVEIKTASGNFVRPLNHVIPLECNVNERATTDNQEDERGEAEPQDIGGESESTTMDDLREAPPLQMRLDRRPRRRAAVKADEQRKQLIRDGAL; from the coding sequence ATGTTAAATCCTGTGACAATTAAGGGGAAACTATTTGTAAAGAAGTTATGGGAACTAAAAACTACTTGGGATGGCGATCTGAGGATTGATTTGAAGAAGGAGTTTGACGAATTATTAGGCCAACTCAAAACCACTGAGGAGATCAGAGTCTCTAGATCTTGCTTTGAGGAAGGAAGTTTTAACTTGCATGTGTTTGTTGATGCCTCTCAGGTGGCTTATGGTGCCTGCGCATATGTTGTTAGCAGTAAACAAACGAGTCATTTGCTAATTAGCAAGTCTCGAGTGGCCCCGAGCCCTCCGCTCACTATTCCCCGCCAAGAATTACTTGCTTTAACTGTAGGCACACGCCTAGCTGTTCATTTGTTAGAGATTTTTGGGGATAAGATTTCAGATTGTACTGTTTGGAGTGATTCCAAGGTTGCTTTGAGTTGGGTGTTTTATGAAAGGTCCAAGGAAGTCTTTGTAATTAATAGAGTAAAGGTAATCAAGGACTTGAAATCCAATTATAACATCAGACTGTTTTATGTATGTACCGAGGAAAATCCTGCTGATTTGGTTACACGAGGTATTTCAATGTCTCTTTTGGGTAAGTCAGTTTTGTGGTTTCATGGTCCCACCTGGATCATTGACCAAAATAAATTCCCAGAACAAGAAGATGTAGTTTTCAGAGAATTGGTTAACGTAAATGAAATACTAGCAGAACCAAGTTTGAGAGTTCCCGATGATGATGTGATTACGTTTAATTGTGCAGAATTCTCTTCATTGAAACATGCATTGAGAATTGTAGGCAGATTAATTAGGTTTGGAAGAAGAATATTTCCTGAGAAATTCCAGGAAAGTAATAATCTACTTGTGCTAATCAGGATTATGCAATGTCAAGCATTCCCAACACTGTATCATGCATTGAACAATGGGTTACAAGAACATCCTAGTGTTCCCTCTGAGTTAAGGAATCTTATCAGACAGTTAGGTCTTTATGTAGATGAAAGTGGTGTCATTAGGTGTCAAGGAAGAATTCAAAATGCAGATTTGACAGTATCTGCTAAACATCCAGTGTATGTCGCCAGTCGACACCCCTTATGGCCACTTATAGTGATACATTACCACGTACTTAACCTACACTGCAACACAAATACATTAGTAATCATTCTACGACAGCAGTTCTGGGCAGGGAAAATTTGCCAATCCGTGAAGAAGATTCTGAAAGCATGTCTTCTGTGTAAGAAGGTGCAGAATCAACCCCTAAGTGTACCAGGATTTCCCCCCTTACCACCAGAGCGAGTAAAACATGCAGTGCCATTTTCCTGTGTTGGCGTGGACTATACAGGAAACATTAATGTATCTGAGAGTGAAGCTGAAAATGAGAAAGCGTATGTCTTGTTATTTACGTGCGCTACTTCAAGAGCAGTTGCCTTGTATGTGTGCAAGTCCATGAATGCGCAAGAATTCATTCTGGTCTTTAGGCAATTCGCAGCCAAACACGGACTTCCAAGGCTCTTAATAAGTGACAATGCACCGAACTTTGTTGCAGCCAGCAAGTTTTTGAGAGATATCAGTGAAGAGCCAGAGGTAAGGAATTACCTTACCGACAGTAATTTAGAGTGGAAATTCATTACTCCCAGAGCCCCATGGAAAGGAGGGTTCTACGAGAGACTGATCGGGGTAGTGAAAAGCTGTTTGCAAAAGGCCTTGTTTAGGAAAAGGATCTCATTCACAGAACTCAACACCATCGTAGCTGAAGCTGAAAACATCGTCAATAACAGGCCCCTAACATATGTCAATGAAGATAACGCTGATGACGCACTCACTCCTGCAAAACTCCTATACGGCAGAAATATTGCAATAGCTCCTCCTTTGAACAAACTCGTCGACTTACCTTACAATGAGAACGTCGATTTGAAGGAGAACTATGCCAAATTGTGTGAAACAATAAGGAAGTTTGAGAAATTATGGCTACACGATTATTTGTCTTCTCTTAGGGAAAGACACAGGAACGTCGAGTCTTCAATTATCTGTCCTTTAAATGTAGGAGATTTGGTTCTTATAGTTAATGAGAATTGTAAGAGACACAAGTACCCTTTAGGAATCATCAAGCAACTCCATGCAGGACCTGATGATGTTACAAGGACTGTCGAGATAAAAACAGCAAGCGGGAATTTTGTGAGACCACTGAATCATGTCATTCCACTTGAATGTAATGTGAATGAGAGAGCGACAACAGACAACCAAGAAGATGAAAGGGGTGAGGCCGAACCCCAGGACATTGGAGGTGAGTCGGAGAGTACCACGATGGATGACTTGAGAGAAGCTCCACCATTGCAGATGAGGCTTGATCGGCGGCCTAGGAGAAGAGCTGCTGTTAAAGCCGATGAACAAAGGAAACAGCTGATTCGAGATGGAGCTTTGTGA